From one Catenuloplanes nepalensis genomic stretch:
- a CDS encoding nitroreductase family protein → MNHPILTAIDERRTINLFDPARTLSEEQVAELAGFATRAPSSFNLQNYRFIAAHTPEARLRLRRIAWNQAKVTDAGVTFVVVGRMTDHEETLTRLRPTVDAGIMPERVAADWAAGAKSLYHEQPWRQRDEAVRSATFAAATMIFAAHAMGLGAGPMSGFDQDAVSAEFGLAPDEFPVMLLAIGHPAPGNWPQKARRPVADVLDVV, encoded by the coding sequence ATGAACCACCCGATCCTCACCGCGATCGACGAGCGCCGCACGATCAACCTGTTCGACCCGGCCCGCACGCTGAGCGAGGAGCAGGTCGCCGAGCTGGCCGGCTTCGCGACCCGCGCGCCGAGCTCGTTCAACCTGCAGAACTACCGGTTCATCGCGGCGCACACGCCCGAGGCCAGGCTGCGCCTGCGGCGGATCGCCTGGAACCAGGCGAAGGTCACCGACGCGGGCGTCACCTTCGTCGTCGTCGGGCGGATGACCGACCACGAGGAGACGCTCACCCGGCTCCGGCCGACCGTGGACGCCGGCATCATGCCGGAGCGGGTCGCCGCGGACTGGGCGGCCGGTGCGAAGAGCCTCTACCACGAGCAGCCGTGGCGGCAGCGCGACGAGGCGGTCCGCTCGGCCACGTTCGCGGCGGCCACGATGATCTTCGCGGCGCACGCGATGGGCCTGGGCGCCGGCCCGATGAGCGGGTTCGACCAGGATGCCGTGTCCGCGGAGTTCGGGCTGGCGCCGGACGAGTTCCCGGTGATGCTGCTGGCGATCGGCCACCCCGCGCCGGGCAACTGGCCGCAGAAGGCCCGCCGCCCGGTCGCGGACGTCCTCGACGTCGTCTGA
- a CDS encoding SDR family NAD(P)-dependent oxidoreductase, protein MRIDFAGRRVLVTASTSGIGFAAAEGFAAGGAHVVINGRGAAGVEAALARLPGSVAGFAGDLGTESACARLVAEHPEFDIVVNNLGVYGPGDFFETPDSEWDRFFRTNVMSGVRLSRAYAPGMVARGWGRIVFVSSESALNVPPDMIHYGFTKTAQLSVSRGLAKRLAGTGVTVNAVLPGPTATEGTEAMLRPDMDRTGGGFDRVLTDFVATERGSSILRRATTSAEVANMILYVASAQASGTTGAALRVDGGVVDSIV, encoded by the coding sequence ATGAGGATCGACTTCGCCGGGCGGCGGGTGCTGGTGACCGCCTCGACCTCCGGGATCGGCTTCGCAGCGGCGGAAGGGTTCGCGGCGGGCGGCGCGCACGTCGTCATCAACGGGCGCGGCGCGGCGGGTGTCGAGGCCGCGCTGGCGCGCCTGCCCGGCTCGGTCGCGGGGTTCGCCGGGGATCTCGGCACCGAGTCCGCGTGCGCGCGGCTGGTGGCGGAGCATCCGGAGTTCGACATCGTCGTCAACAACCTCGGCGTGTACGGGCCGGGGGACTTCTTCGAGACGCCGGACAGCGAGTGGGACCGGTTCTTCCGGACCAACGTGATGTCCGGTGTCCGGCTGTCCCGGGCGTACGCGCCGGGCATGGTGGCCCGCGGCTGGGGCCGGATCGTGTTCGTCTCGTCCGAGTCGGCGCTGAACGTCCCGCCGGACATGATCCACTACGGCTTCACCAAGACGGCGCAGCTGTCCGTCTCACGGGGCCTTGCCAAACGCCTCGCGGGTACCGGGGTGACCGTCAACGCGGTGCTGCCCGGCCCGACCGCGACCGAGGGCACCGAGGCGATGCTCCGGCCGGATATGGACCGCACCGGCGGCGGCTTCGACCGGGTGCTGACGGACTTCGTCGCCACCGAGCGCGGGTCCTCGATCCTGCGCCGCGCGACCACCTCCGCCGAGGTCGCCAACATGATCCTCTACGTGGCCTCCGCGCAGGCGTCCGGCACCACCGGCGCGGCCCTGCGCGTGGACGGCGGCGTCGTCGACAGCATCGTCTGA